In one window of Nesterenkonia sandarakina DNA:
- a CDS encoding MaoC family dehydratase, whose amino-acid sequence MSAPVFEELEKGQQIGTRELRFSRADLIRYAAASGDHNPIHWNERFAREVGLDGVIAHGMLTMGSAVDLVSAWAGDPGAVVDYQSRFTKPVPVPDAASGAPDTPTARLVISGKIGALDLDERRVRVDLSVELLTEPAPEAGTNESQDETAEPVRTKVLAKSQALVQL is encoded by the coding sequence ATGAGCGCCCCGGTCTTCGAAGAGCTCGAGAAGGGACAGCAGATCGGCACCCGCGAGCTGCGCTTCTCCCGTGCCGATCTGATCCGCTACGCGGCCGCCTCCGGGGACCACAACCCGATCCATTGGAACGAGAGGTTCGCCCGGGAGGTCGGCCTGGACGGGGTCATCGCCCACGGCATGCTCACCATGGGCTCCGCGGTGGACCTGGTCAGCGCCTGGGCGGGCGATCCGGGCGCCGTCGTCGACTACCAGTCCAGGTTCACCAAACCGGTGCCCGTGCCCGACGCCGCCTCCGGGGCACCGGATACGCCCACCGCACGGCTGGTGATCAGCGGGAAGATCGGCGCGCTGGACCTCGATGAGCGCCGCGTCCGGGTGGACCTCAGCGTAGAGCTGCTCACCGAGCCCGCCCCCGAGGCGGGAACGAATGAATCCCAGGATGAGACTGCGGAACCCGTCCGCACGAAGGTGCTCGCGAAGTCCCAGGCCCTGGTGCAGCTCTAG
- a CDS encoding FAS1-like dehydratase domain-containing protein — protein MINPDRQGHQYPPAAPYQVSREAIREFAFSVQAEHPAHHDVDAARALGHRDLVAPPSFAVIIAQRAEAAVVNDAEAGIDFSRVVHAEERFTHHSPILAGDTLSSQVTLEKIRTMGAGAMVTTVVQISAEDGSPRTTVTSSLLVRNDPADSPARNEKDDA, from the coding sequence ATGATCAACCCCGACCGGCAGGGTCACCAGTACCCGCCCGCCGCGCCCTACCAGGTCAGCCGGGAGGCGATCCGTGAGTTCGCGTTCTCGGTGCAGGCCGAGCACCCGGCCCACCACGACGTCGACGCCGCCCGAGCACTGGGGCACCGAGACCTGGTGGCCCCGCCGAGCTTCGCAGTGATCATCGCCCAGCGCGCCGAGGCCGCCGTGGTCAACGACGCCGAGGCTGGCATCGACTTCTCCCGCGTGGTCCACGCCGAGGAGCGCTTCACCCATCACAGCCCGATCCTGGCGGGAGACACGCTGAGCTCCCAGGTCACCCTGGAGAAGATCCGCACCATGGGCGCCGGCGCGATGGTGACCACCGTGGTGCAGATCAGCGCCGAGGACGGCTCGCCCCGGACCACCGTGACCTCCAGCCTGCTGGTCCGCAATGATCCCGCCGACTCGCCGGCCCGCAATGAGAAGGATGACGCATGA
- a CDS encoding DEAD/DEAH box helicase, translating into MTHRSKEDSVARGAQRQNPTRSRARRRPRRREDGGIIALLAKVVREVESAVQRGLDLPSTRTKFQVVALLVREERARLKAVEAKTGSRGAEDLKRLDGVATILATTAARDTSLLGLLADDAVISDRARSLRRELLESAGIEVPDEPAKAPEPAAPREDRQRRVVPVSVESRQLANPFLEPDYSAVAKRTAKPRRLVGWELIEPLMKSFAEGGSLACMDLPQPGASRMSRELDLMPHQARLVASAAQGHRSFLIADEPGLGKTAQALLAAQAANAYPLLVVVPNVVKMNWAREAELWTPNHPATVVHGDGERIDGFADIIIVNYEVLDRHAGWLQELGLRGMVVDEAHYIKNRRSQRSQNVLHLSERIRTRIADPLLIALTGTPLINDIEDFRAIWQFLGWVDETNPIGELMESLEEIGLTPADRGFSPAARAAVINRGIVRRRKMDVAADLPARRVADVPVEIDDAAARSIRAAEQKLADRLLTRYERALAAKPAGEAAEGTDHALVRQVAAQERASKSTKKSTENVFTMTRRIGQAKAGLAADYAAQLARSAGKVVFFAKHIDVMDIAEETFAKQGIRYASIRGDQTASARQKHIDAFTNDPDVSIAVCSLTAAGVGLNLQVASNMVLAELSWTDAEQTQAIDRIHRIGQEEPVTAWRIIAAQTLDTRIAELIDAKAGLAARALDGAEQELPDSADVQLEALVTLLEAALEERGIRQEP; encoded by the coding sequence ATGACCCATCGCTCCAAGGAGGACTCCGTGGCTCGAGGAGCCCAGCGTCAGAACCCCACGCGCAGCCGCGCCCGCCGGCGACCCCGCCGACGCGAGGACGGCGGGATCATCGCGCTGCTCGCCAAAGTCGTGCGCGAGGTCGAGTCCGCGGTCCAGCGCGGCCTCGACCTGCCCTCGACCCGGACCAAGTTCCAAGTGGTGGCGCTTCTGGTGCGGGAGGAGCGCGCCCGGCTCAAAGCGGTGGAGGCCAAGACCGGATCCCGAGGCGCCGAGGACCTGAAGCGGCTCGACGGCGTCGCCACCATCCTCGCGACCACCGCCGCCCGCGACACCTCGCTTCTGGGACTGCTCGCCGACGACGCCGTCATCTCCGACCGCGCGCGCTCGCTGCGCCGGGAGCTGCTGGAGTCCGCCGGCATCGAGGTCCCAGACGAGCCCGCCAAGGCGCCCGAACCGGCCGCCCCCAGAGAGGACCGGCAGCGCCGAGTGGTGCCGGTCTCGGTGGAGTCCCGCCAGCTCGCCAACCCCTTCCTGGAGCCTGACTACTCGGCGGTCGCCAAGCGCACCGCCAAGCCGCGTCGCCTCGTGGGCTGGGAGCTCATCGAGCCGCTGATGAAATCCTTCGCCGAGGGCGGCTCGCTGGCCTGCATGGACCTGCCGCAGCCCGGCGCTTCCCGGATGAGCCGGGAGCTGGACCTGATGCCGCACCAGGCACGGCTGGTCGCCTCCGCCGCGCAGGGACACCGGTCCTTCCTGATCGCCGACGAGCCCGGTCTGGGCAAGACGGCACAGGCGCTGCTGGCCGCACAGGCAGCCAACGCCTACCCGCTGCTCGTCGTCGTGCCGAACGTGGTGAAGATGAACTGGGCGCGAGAGGCTGAGCTGTGGACGCCGAATCACCCGGCCACCGTGGTCCACGGCGACGGTGAGCGGATCGACGGCTTCGCGGACATCATCATCGTGAACTACGAGGTGCTCGACCGGCACGCGGGATGGCTGCAGGAACTGGGGCTGCGCGGGATGGTGGTCGATGAGGCGCACTACATCAAGAACCGCCGCTCACAGCGGTCACAGAACGTGCTGCACCTCTCCGAGCGCATCCGCACGCGGATCGCTGACCCGCTGCTCATCGCGCTCACCGGCACCCCGCTGATCAACGACATCGAAGACTTCCGGGCGATCTGGCAGTTCCTCGGCTGGGTCGATGAGACCAATCCGATCGGTGAGCTGATGGAGTCGCTCGAGGAGATCGGCCTGACCCCGGCCGACCGCGGCTTCTCCCCGGCGGCCCGCGCGGCCGTGATCAACCGCGGCATCGTGCGCCGGCGCAAGATGGACGTGGCCGCCGACCTGCCGGCCCGCCGGGTGGCCGACGTCCCGGTGGAGATCGACGACGCGGCCGCGCGCTCCATCCGAGCCGCCGAGCAGAAGCTCGCCGATCGCCTGCTCACACGCTATGAGCGGGCGCTGGCGGCGAAGCCGGCGGGCGAGGCCGCTGAGGGCACCGACCACGCGCTGGTGCGTCAGGTCGCCGCACAGGAGCGTGCGAGCAAGTCCACGAAGAAGTCCACCGAGAACGTGTTCACCATGACCCGGCGCATCGGTCAGGCCAAGGCCGGGCTCGCGGCCGACTATGCCGCGCAGCTCGCCCGCAGCGCGGGCAAGGTGGTCTTCTTCGCCAAGCACATCGATGTCATGGACATCGCCGAGGAGACCTTCGCCAAGCAGGGCATCCGGTACGCCTCGATCCGAGGAGACCAGACGGCCTCGGCCCGGCAGAAGCACATCGACGCGTTCACCAACGACCCCGACGTCAGCATCGCAGTGTGCTCCCTCACGGCCGCAGGCGTCGGGCTGAACCTGCAGGTCGCGTCGAACATGGTGCTCGCGGAGCTCTCCTGGACCGACGCCGAGCAGACCCAGGCCATCGATCGCATCCACCGCATCGGGCAGGAGGAGCCGGTGACGGCGTGGCGGATCATCGCGGCGCAGACCCTGGACACCAGGATCGCTGAGCTCATCGACGCCAAGGCGGGGCTGGCTGCTCGGGCGCTGGACGGGGCCGAGCAGGAGCTCCCAGACTCCGCAGATGTGCAGCTCGAGGCGCTCGTCACGCTCCTGGAAGCGGCTCTGGAAGAACGCGGCATCCGGCAGGAGCCCTGA
- a CDS encoding DEAD/DEAH box helicase, whose amino-acid sequence MTIQDQFPTEPTPADAETAAAAQTAATTESGATQSPETAPTAEAPAAEAPAAEAAPAEAPAADAAPAAEAPAEKAPKAAEESTGPKFSELGLDDRVLESVTKLGYETPSPIQAQTIPLLSQGRDVVGLAQTGTGKTAAFALPALSHMARAHDSGELGNSPSTLVLAPTRELAIQVAEAFSTYAQGVPGITVLPIYGGSPYGPQLEGLRRGAHVVVGTPGRVIDHMTRGSLNLSTIKHLVLDEADEMLRMGFAEEVDQILARTPKTKQVALFSATMPKAIRRISADYLNDPVEVSVKSKTSTGTNIRQRFVLIKHSAKHEALTRILETEPHDAAIVFVRTRSATEEVANKLAARGFRTAAINGDIPQNLREKTVENLKAGRVDVLVATDVAARGLDVERISHVFNYDIPLDTESYVHRIGRTGRAGRSGEAVLFVTPREKRMLRAIEKATRQPVEQMSMPTIADVNSSRLERFSERITETLASEELEEYRGLVSSYTQEHNTPAEDVAAALVAMVHEGRPLLLDEKRDDELVRESKREVGEIRPSGDRPERGPRDRGPRTAGPGNAMYKIAVGRRNGVNPGHIVGAIANEAGLSAREIGGIDIRPTHSLVELPEKLSSEQWAALAKTRIGGELLKIERDTGAPSGSSDRGGSSDRGGYKREGGYGESRGGYAGKRDGGSSDRGGRAGSGDSRFGNKDRKPRWK is encoded by the coding sequence ATGACCATCCAGGACCAGTTCCCCACCGAGCCCACGCCGGCCGACGCGGAGACCGCAGCTGCCGCTCAGACGGCGGCCACCACCGAGTCCGGCGCGACGCAGTCGCCGGAGACTGCCCCCACTGCTGAGGCTCCGGCCGCTGAGGCTCCCGCTGCCGAGGCCGCACCCGCTGAGGCTCCGGCCGCTGACGCGGCTCCGGCGGCTGAGGCCCCGGCCGAGAAGGCTCCGAAGGCCGCCGAAGAGTCCACCGGACCGAAGTTCTCGGAGCTGGGCCTGGATGACCGGGTGCTGGAGTCGGTGACCAAGCTGGGCTACGAGACCCCGTCGCCGATCCAGGCGCAGACCATCCCGCTGCTGAGCCAGGGCCGCGACGTCGTGGGCCTCGCCCAGACCGGCACCGGCAAGACCGCTGCCTTCGCGCTGCCGGCGCTCTCGCACATGGCTCGGGCCCACGATTCCGGTGAGCTCGGGAACTCCCCCTCCACCCTGGTGCTCGCGCCCACCCGTGAGCTGGCGATCCAGGTCGCCGAGGCGTTCTCCACCTACGCCCAGGGCGTGCCCGGGATCACCGTGCTGCCCATCTACGGCGGCTCCCCCTATGGCCCGCAGCTGGAGGGCCTGCGCCGCGGCGCGCACGTCGTCGTCGGCACCCCGGGGCGCGTGATCGACCACATGACCCGCGGTTCGCTGAACCTCTCCACGATCAAGCACCTGGTGCTCGACGAGGCCGACGAGATGCTGCGCATGGGCTTCGCCGAGGAGGTGGACCAGATCCTGGCCCGCACCCCGAAGACCAAGCAGGTCGCGCTGTTCTCCGCCACCATGCCCAAGGCGATCCGCCGGATCTCCGCGGACTACCTCAACGACCCGGTCGAGGTCTCGGTGAAGTCGAAGACCTCCACCGGCACCAACATCCGGCAGCGCTTCGTGCTGATCAAGCACTCCGCGAAGCACGAGGCCCTGACCCGGATCCTGGAGACCGAGCCGCACGACGCCGCGATCGTCTTCGTGCGCACCCGCTCGGCCACCGAGGAGGTCGCCAACAAGCTCGCCGCCCGCGGGTTCCGCACCGCGGCGATCAACGGTGACATCCCGCAGAACCTGCGCGAGAAGACCGTGGAGAACCTCAAGGCCGGTCGAGTCGACGTGCTGGTCGCCACCGATGTGGCGGCCCGCGGGCTCGACGTGGAGCGGATCAGCCACGTGTTCAACTACGACATCCCGCTGGACACCGAGTCCTACGTGCACCGGATCGGGCGCACGGGCCGCGCCGGTCGCTCCGGCGAGGCCGTGCTGTTCGTGACTCCTCGAGAGAAGCGAATGCTGCGCGCCATCGAGAAGGCCACCCGCCAGCCGGTGGAGCAGATGTCCATGCCGACCATCGCGGACGTGAACTCCTCGCGGCTGGAGCGCTTCTCGGAGCGGATCACCGAGACCCTGGCCTCTGAGGAGCTCGAGGAGTACCGCGGACTGGTCTCCTCCTACACCCAGGAGCACAACACCCCGGCCGAGGACGTCGCCGCCGCCCTGGTGGCAATGGTCCACGAGGGCCGGCCGCTGCTGCTCGATGAGAAGCGCGACGACGAGCTGGTTCGCGAGTCCAAGCGCGAGGTCGGCGAGATCCGCCCCAGCGGGGACCGCCCCGAGCGTGGACCGCGGGACCGCGGACCGCGCACCGCCGGTCCGGGCAATGCGATGTACAAGATCGCCGTGGGCCGTCGCAACGGGGTGAACCCCGGGCACATCGTCGGGGCGATCGCCAACGAGGCTGGGCTCAGCGCCCGCGAGATCGGCGGGATCGACATCCGCCCCACGCACTCCCTGGTGGAGCTGCCCGAGAAGCTCTCCTCCGAGCAGTGGGCCGCCCTGGCGAAGACCCGCATCGGTGGCGAGCTGCTGAAGATCGAGCGTGACACCGGCGCTCCCTCCGGCTCAAGCGATCGCGGCGGTTCCAGCGATCGCGGCGGCTATAAGCGTGAGGGCGGCTACGGCGAGTCCCGCGGCGGCTACGCCGGCAAGCGTGACGGCGGCTCGAGCGATCGAGGCGGCCGCGCAGGCTCCGGCGACAGCCGATTCGGCAACAAGGATCGCAAGCCCCGCTGGAAGTGA
- a CDS encoding MOSC domain-containing protein, producing MTEASPTCLAGAADRLGLTGTIDAVCVVHQLVADDVGQVGVSGIDKRPVSGPVRVRTLGLHGDVQADRKHHGGAEKAIYGYTAEDAAWWAQELGREIPAGSFGENLRISGIDLDGAHPGERWQIGDHVVLEATVPRIPCATFGRWLGEPGWVRRFLAAGRPGTYFKVITPGTVQAGDRAVVSAIPETPGPSIRETALRRGPALARPGD from the coding sequence ATGACCGAGGCGTCACCGACCTGTCTGGCGGGCGCGGCCGACCGGCTGGGACTCACCGGCACGATCGATGCGGTCTGTGTGGTGCACCAGCTGGTGGCCGACGACGTCGGGCAGGTCGGGGTCAGCGGGATCGACAAGCGCCCGGTCTCCGGCCCGGTCCGGGTGCGCACCCTGGGACTCCACGGTGATGTCCAGGCCGACCGCAAGCACCATGGTGGAGCAGAGAAGGCGATCTACGGCTACACCGCCGAGGACGCCGCCTGGTGGGCCCAGGAGCTGGGACGGGAGATCCCCGCAGGAAGCTTCGGGGAGAACCTGCGGATCTCCGGGATCGACCTGGACGGCGCCCACCCTGGGGAGCGTTGGCAGATCGGGGATCACGTGGTGCTCGAGGCCACGGTCCCACGGATCCCCTGCGCCACCTTCGGCCGGTGGCTGGGCGAGCCCGGCTGGGTGAGGCGCTTCCTGGCGGCCGGCCGGCCCGGCACCTACTTCAAGGTGATCACTCCCGGCACCGTGCAGGCGGGAGACCGCGCCGTGGTGAGCGCGATCCCAGAGACCCCGGGCCCCAGCATCCGGGAGACTGCGCTGCGGCGGGGCCCGGCCCTGGCTCGCCCGGGCGACTGA
- a CDS encoding cystathionine gamma-synthase gives MTENRHGFATDAIHAGQEIDEVFGAVVPPLHFSTTYAPDGIGNLRRGYDYGRAGNPTRTSLQTQLAALEGGRHAFSFGSGLAAEDAIIRAVTRPGQRIVMGNDAYGGSYRLISRIHGDWGIANTPLDLSDLDRVEAEISAPEATLLWVETPSNPLMAITDIAALAKIAHAHNALLLVDNTFASPYLQQPLALGADIVVHSTTKYIGGHSDVVGGAVVTSDDELAAAIGFQQFAVGAVSGPLDAYLTTRGLKTLAVRMDRHCSNAQAIAEHLVDHPAVERVLYPGLPDHPGHELAKAQMSGFGGMVSVQLAGGEAAARKVAEGTRLFILAESLGGIESLMNYPHEMTHASVRGTELAVPENLLRLSVGIEDVADLINDLDTALAGL, from the coding sequence ATGACCGAGAACCGCCACGGATTCGCCACCGACGCCATCCACGCCGGACAGGAGATCGACGAGGTCTTCGGTGCTGTGGTGCCGCCGCTGCACTTCTCCACCACCTACGCCCCCGACGGTATCGGCAACCTGCGCCGCGGCTACGACTACGGCCGGGCCGGCAACCCCACCCGCACCTCGCTGCAGACCCAGCTGGCGGCACTCGAGGGTGGGCGCCACGCGTTCAGCTTCGGCTCCGGGCTCGCCGCCGAGGACGCGATCATCCGGGCGGTGACCCGCCCCGGGCAGCGGATCGTGATGGGCAACGACGCCTACGGCGGCTCCTACCGGCTGATCAGCCGGATCCACGGCGACTGGGGGATCGCGAACACCCCGCTGGACCTGAGCGACCTCGACCGGGTCGAGGCTGAGATCTCGGCGCCGGAGGCCACGCTGCTCTGGGTGGAGACCCCCTCGAACCCGCTGATGGCCATCACCGACATCGCGGCCCTGGCGAAGATCGCCCATGCCCACAACGCGCTGCTGCTGGTGGACAACACCTTCGCCAGCCCGTACCTCCAGCAGCCGCTGGCGCTGGGCGCGGACATCGTGGTGCACTCCACCACGAAATACATCGGCGGGCACTCCGATGTGGTCGGCGGCGCGGTGGTCACCTCCGATGACGAGCTGGCCGCCGCCATCGGCTTCCAGCAGTTCGCCGTGGGTGCGGTCTCCGGCCCGCTGGATGCCTACCTGACCACCCGCGGGCTGAAGACCCTCGCGGTGCGGATGGACCGGCACTGCAGCAACGCCCAGGCGATCGCCGAGCACCTGGTGGACCACCCCGCCGTGGAACGGGTGCTCTACCCGGGTCTGCCGGACCACCCCGGCCACGAGCTGGCCAAGGCTCAGATGAGCGGCTTCGGCGGGATGGTCTCGGTCCAGCTCGCCGGGGGTGAGGCTGCCGCCCGGAAGGTCGCCGAAGGCACCCGGCTGTTCATCCTCGCGGAGTCTCTCGGAGGCATCGAGTCGCTGATGAACTACCCGCATGAGATGACCCACGCCTCGGTGCGCGGCACCGAGCTCGCCGTCCCGGAGAACCTGCTGCGGCTCTCGGTGGGCATCGAGGATGTCGCGGACCTGATCAACGACCTCGACACCGCGCTCGCCGGACTCTGA
- a CDS encoding pyridoxal-phosphate dependent enzyme has translation MKYAQSVVELIGRTPLVKLNRITEGVSATVLVKLEYLNPGGSIKDRIALRMIEEAESAGLLKPGGVVVEPTSGNTGVGLALVAQQKGYRAVFVTVPKVAQEKRDVLRAYGADVVVGPAGVPSESPLSYYGISDQLAEEIKGGYKPDQFSNPAAPNSHYETTGPEIWEDTEGKITHLVVGAGTGGTVTGSGRYLKEVSADRPQGPVRVVVADPDGSIYSGGEGRPYFVEGVGEDIWVKNYDASIPDEHHAISDAESFAMARRLATEEGLLVGGSSGTAVVAALKIAKDLGPEDVVVAVLPDSGRGYLGKIFNDQWMIDHGFGAVVSNSTGVEISVKTSAELSEAVSTGLIGAEPEDGEAQAAEESGGQDAEPVTASDVLLAKSSLFSSAMPEVVSISRHTTLREAVSVMNRYGIDIVPVIDQPGRVARIGEVYGVVDVAHLSEDLIIGHATPDELVSEHLDINLPLVGITETLPEILKKLRTSPTLLVAENGDIVGVLTRNDLLAHLSGAQKKETR, from the coding sequence ATGAAATATGCCCAGTCTGTCGTCGAGCTGATCGGCCGCACCCCCCTGGTGAAGCTGAATCGGATCACCGAGGGCGTCTCCGCCACTGTCCTTGTGAAACTCGAATACCTCAACCCCGGCGGGTCCATCAAGGACCGCATCGCGCTGAGGATGATCGAGGAGGCCGAGTCCGCGGGCCTGCTCAAGCCCGGGGGAGTGGTGGTCGAGCCGACCTCCGGGAACACCGGCGTCGGCCTGGCGCTGGTGGCCCAGCAGAAGGGCTACCGGGCGGTGTTCGTGACGGTTCCCAAGGTGGCCCAGGAGAAGCGTGACGTGCTGCGCGCCTATGGCGCCGACGTCGTCGTGGGCCCGGCCGGTGTCCCCTCGGAGTCTCCGCTGTCCTACTACGGGATCTCGGATCAGCTGGCCGAAGAGATCAAGGGCGGCTACAAGCCGGACCAGTTCTCCAACCCGGCCGCGCCGAACTCGCACTACGAGACCACCGGGCCGGAGATCTGGGAGGACACCGAGGGCAAGATCACCCACCTGGTGGTCGGCGCCGGCACCGGGGGCACCGTGACCGGTTCCGGGCGCTACCTCAAGGAGGTCTCCGCGGATCGCCCACAGGGGCCCGTCCGCGTGGTGGTGGCCGACCCGGACGGTTCCATCTACTCCGGCGGGGAGGGCCGCCCCTACTTCGTGGAAGGCGTCGGCGAGGACATCTGGGTGAAGAACTACGACGCCTCGATCCCCGATGAGCACCACGCCATCTCCGACGCCGAGTCCTTCGCGATGGCGCGCCGGCTCGCCACCGAGGAGGGTCTGCTGGTCGGCGGCTCCTCCGGCACCGCCGTGGTCGCCGCGCTGAAGATCGCCAAGGACCTCGGCCCCGAGGATGTGGTGGTCGCGGTGCTGCCCGACTCCGGCCGCGGCTACCTGGGCAAGATCTTCAACGACCAGTGGATGATCGACCACGGCTTCGGCGCCGTGGTCTCGAACTCCACCGGCGTGGAGATCAGCGTGAAGACCTCCGCAGAGCTCAGCGAGGCGGTCAGCACCGGGCTGATCGGCGCCGAGCCCGAGGACGGCGAGGCCCAGGCCGCCGAGGAGTCCGGGGGTCAGGACGCTGAACCGGTCACCGCCTCCGACGTGCTGCTGGCGAAGAGCTCGCTGTTCTCCTCCGCGATGCCCGAGGTGGTCTCGATCTCCCGGCACACCACGCTGCGCGAGGCGGTCTCGGTGATGAACCGCTACGGCATCGACATCGTCCCGGTGATCGACCAGCCCGGCCGGGTGGCCCGGATCGGGGAGGTCTACGGCGTCGTCGACGTCGCGCACCTCTCCGAGGACCTGATCATCGGTCATGCCACCCCCGATGAACTGGTCTCCGAGCATCTGGACATCAACTTGCCGCTGGTCGGGATCACCGAGACGCTGCCGGAGATCCTGAAGAAGCTGCGGACCAGCCCCACCCTGCTGGTCGCCGAGAACGGCGACATCGTAGGAGTGCTCACCCGAAACGACCTGCTCGCGCACCTCTCCGGTGCCCAGAAGAAGGAGACCCGATGA
- a CDS encoding DNA-3-methyladenine glycosylase family protein, with amino-acid sequence MTTGATTGATPGPTPAATPAAHHHEVLLDLGGPIDLPRTLAVLQRGAGDPSIRLDPGAASMTGGPRGTPGAGAWMCQRIYDPTGAQLGATTWRFDQRTASTVRVRVAAAGPGLEAEAVADLAAQRGGQILGVEDDWQEVELLLDALGDQLSAALVRVRRRHPGVRLPATGGLFDQLVTATFEQKVTHDQARSGWRELLRRHGELAPSSAHLPAPPWMRLPLTGAQLRRVPSWEWHRLWVQPALSKTIQRVAERASTIHQLSARTAAQIDAVAELAQRLRSIPGIGEWTVAEALQRSHGSADLPSVGDYHLSNFVGAAMTGARTDDPGMLRLLAPYSPHRQRIIRLLKLSGFRDQKYGPKLTPADHRGR; translated from the coding sequence ATGACCACGGGAGCAACCACCGGCGCGACCCCGGGCCCGACCCCTGCGGCGACCCCGGCGGCGCACCATCACGAGGTGCTCCTGGACCTCGGCGGGCCGATCGATCTACCGCGCACGCTCGCGGTGCTCCAGCGCGGCGCCGGCGACCCGAGCATCAGGCTGGATCCGGGTGCCGCGTCGATGACCGGAGGCCCGCGCGGCACTCCCGGCGCGGGCGCATGGATGTGCCAACGGATCTATGACCCGACCGGGGCGCAGCTCGGGGCGACGACCTGGCGCTTCGATCAGCGCACCGCCTCTACGGTGCGGGTGCGCGTGGCCGCAGCAGGCCCCGGGCTCGAGGCCGAGGCGGTGGCCGATCTCGCCGCCCAGCGGGGCGGGCAGATCCTCGGCGTCGAGGATGACTGGCAGGAGGTGGAGCTGCTGCTGGACGCCCTTGGAGACCAGCTCTCGGCCGCGCTGGTGCGGGTGCGACGTCGGCATCCCGGTGTGCGCCTGCCGGCCACCGGCGGGCTCTTCGATCAGCTTGTGACAGCCACCTTCGAACAGAAGGTCACCCACGATCAGGCGCGCAGCGGATGGCGGGAGCTGCTGCGTCGGCATGGTGAGCTCGCCCCAAGCTCGGCGCATCTGCCGGCTCCACCGTGGATGCGGCTTCCGCTGACCGGTGCGCAGCTGCGCCGGGTGCCCTCCTGGGAATGGCATCGGCTCTGGGTCCAGCCCGCGCTGTCCAAGACCATCCAGCGGGTGGCGGAGCGCGCCAGCACCATCCATCAGCTCAGTGCGCGCACCGCCGCGCAGATCGACGCAGTCGCGGAGCTGGCTCAGCGGCTGCGCTCGATCCCCGGGATCGGGGAGTGGACGGTAGCGGAGGCGCTGCAGCGCTCCCATGGGTCGGCCGATCTTCCCTCGGTCGGGGACTATCACCTGAGCAACTTCGTGGGGGCCGCGATGACCGGGGCGCGCACCGATGATCCCGGCATGCTGCGCCTGCTCGCGCCCTATTCCCCGCACCGGCAGCGGATCATCCGACTGCTTAAGCTCTCCGGCTTCCGGGACCAGAAGTATGGTCCCAAGCTGACCCCGGCGGATCACCGGGGCCGCTGA
- the trxA gene encoding thioredoxin: MATTDLTTTDFQQTLEDSDILLVDFWADWCGPCKQFAPVYSAVSEQHPDVTFAKVDTEAERELAAAANITSIPTLMAFREKVLVFSQPGALNAEQLNEVITAVKDLDMAEVHKQIAEDQATQDTTPQA, translated from the coding sequence ATGGCTACCACTGACCTGACCACGACAGACTTCCAGCAGACCCTGGAGGACAGCGACATCCTGCTCGTCGACTTCTGGGCCGACTGGTGCGGCCCGTGCAAGCAGTTCGCCCCGGTGTACTCCGCGGTCTCCGAGCAGCACCCCGACGTCACCTTCGCCAAGGTGGACACCGAGGCCGAGCGGGAGCTCGCCGCCGCCGCGAACATCACCTCGATCCCGACCCTGATGGCCTTCCGGGAGAAGGTCCTGGTCTTCTCCCAGCCCGGCGCGCTGAACGCCGAGCAGCTCAACGAGGTCATCACTGCGGTGAAGGACCTTGACATGGCTGAGGTGCATAAGCAGATCGCCGAGGACCAGGCCACGCAGGACACCACTCCGCAGGCCTGA